The following nucleotide sequence is from Pseudobutyrivibrio ruminis HUN009.
TAATTCCTATTTAAAAGCTAAAACAGGCAATTTTTCTTAAGAAAATGATTGCTTGCAAAGTCTTTTCTGTTAAAATTTATTCTGTAGATATTATAAAAAGTATAGCAAACTAGGAGGGGAAAATCCATGATGTCGAAAGAAGAGCGTCAAGAGAAGCGCATCGCAAAACAGGCAGAAAAAGAGGAGAAAAAGACTCTCAAAGTATATGAAAAATATATGGAACAAGCCATCAAAGAAGCAAAGAAGGCCTACGACATCAATGAGGTTCCTATTGGATGCGTAATTGTTCAGGATGACAAAATCATTGCCAGAGGGTACAATCGCAGAAATACAGATAAGAGCGTTTTGGCACATGCGGAAATAGCAGCCATTCAGGAAGCCTGCAGAAAAACAGGTGATTGGAGATTAGAGGATTGCACATTATATGTAACATTGGAACCATGCCAGATGTGTGCAGGAGCAATAGTTCAGGCTCGTATTCCAAAGGTTGTAGTTGGAGCGATGAATCCTAAGGCAGGATGTGCTGGCTCAGTAATCAACATTTTACAAATAGATAAATTTAATCATCAGTGTGAGCTTGAGACAGGAATCTTAGGTGAAAGATGTACAGAAATGATGACAAAGTTTTTTGAAGAGTTAAGAGAACAGAAAAATCAGTTAATGTAACGCGTAGTTTTATTGACAAATAGGGCCTTTTTTCATACAATAAGGTCTCCGAGTAATGACATAAGGTATCATTTGGCGGTCGTCCTGAGAGGATGTTGATCTTTGGGTCCCTCGTAATGGGCACCTGCGAATCGTGTCAGGGCAGGAATGCAGCAGCACTAAGTAGGACCGTTCATCTGACGAGGGGTCGCCTGGAGGGAGTTCTCCTAGGGCGGCTACCAAATGATACCGATGTAGTTAACTCGGTATTTTTATATCAAGGTGGATTAATTATGGGTGCACAGGATAGAACAGAAAAAGTACTTAGAGATATGCATGTATTGTTTTCAAAGGCTCAGCCTTACGAAGGCAGCGCAAGAAATGTCATTGTAGATAAAAATGCAATGATGGATCTTCTCAAGGAGCTTAATGAGTGCATGTACGATATGATGGAAGAGCACGAGCTTACTGTTAAGAGCCGTGACAAAGCAAATCGTGAGATGCAAAAGCAAGGGGATGATATTGTCTTCGAAGCAACTCGTAAAGCAGAGGACATCTATGCCGCATCATTAATGTATACAGATAATGCTATGGATTCCATCCAGTCAATTATCAAAGAATCCCAAGAATCTATTGCAAAGATATACGAAGAAGCAAATAAAAAAATCAAAGAGGAAACAAGACTTGTTAAGTCTAATCAGTTAGAGCTTAAGAGTCACCTCAACGATTTAATTGATACACAAAAATACCTTCGTCTTATCGATGAAGAAAATATGCGAATTCGCCGTGAAAAAGAGGAAGGAACTGACGAGGAGTATGATAGCGCTCCTAAATATGCAGCTCCTGAAATTAGAATAGATAAAGAATACTTCGCAAAGGCAGGTCTCGAAATCGACGATGATTTAGATGCACCAGCAGATGCAGAGGAAAATGGAATCTCCTCAGAGGACTTAGATGCAGAGTACTTCAAGTGGCAGGAAGAAGAGTCCGAAGGAGAGAAGAAACCTGGTAAGAAAGGTCTCGGAGGCCTTTTTGGATTAAAGCACTAGAAGGAGAATAAAGGATGAAGCTTTACAACAATGGAGTTTACCTTGTAAACGGCAACCAAATTGTAGAGGATAGCCCAGAGGCTCTCAGCGCAATCAAAGCCGCAACAGGTAAGGATGTAACTAAAGACCAGGCACACCAGGAAACAATGGCATATGGTATTTTGTCCAGCCATAATACTTCTGGAAACATGCAGCACCTACAGATTAAGTTTGATAAGTTAATCAGTCACGACATCACATATGTAGGTATTATTCAGACTGCAAGGGCTTCAGGCCTTGAAAAATTCCCAATCCCATACTGCCTTACAAACTGCCACAATTCACTATGCGCAGTAGGTGGTACTATCAACGAAGATGACCACATGTTTGGTCTCACATGTGCAAAAAAATACGGCGGAATCTACGTTCCACCACATCAGGCTGTTATTCACCAGTTCGCTCGTGAGATGATGGCAGGAGGCGGAAAGATGCTTCTTGGTTCAGATTCCCACACAAGATACGGAGCACTTGGAACTATGGCAATGGGTGAAGGTGGTCCAGAGCTTGTAAAACAGCTTCTTAATCAGACATATGACATCGCTATGCCAGGCGTTATTGGTGTATACATGACAGGAACACCACGAAAGGGCGTTGGTCCACAGGACGTTGCTCTTGCTATCATCGGTGAAGTGTTCGATAAAGGCTACGTTAAGAATAAAGTTATGGAGTTTGTAGGCCCAGGCGTTGCAAATCTTTCTATGGACTTCAGAATTGGCGTAGACGTTATGACTACAGAAACAACTTGTCTTAGCTCTATCTGGACAACAGATAAAGCTACAGAGGAGTTCTATGAAATTCATGGTCGTAAGGAGGAGTTCAAGGAACTTAATCCTGGCCAGGTAGCATATTACGATGGAATGATTGAAATCAATCTTGATGAAATCAAGCCAATGATTGCTATGCCATTCCATCCAAGCAACACATACACAATCGAAGAATTAAATGCAAACCTTATGGATATCCTTGATGATTGCGAGAAGCGTGCAAAGGTATCTCTTGATGGTCAGGTTGAGTTTTCTCTTAAAGATAAAGTTCGAAACGGAAAATTATATGTAGATCAGGGTATCATTGCAGGATGTGCTGGTGGCGGATTCGAAAATATTTGCGACGCAGCAGATATCCTACGTGGTACAAGCATTGGACCAGATGAGTTCACATTATCTGTTTACCCAGCATCTACACCTATATACATGGAGCTTGTTAAGAATGGCGCTGTAGCAGATCTTATGAGCACAGGTGCTATCGTTAAGACAGCATTCTGCGGACCATGCTTT
It contains:
- the tadA gene encoding tRNA adenosine(34) deaminase TadA, giving the protein MEQAIKEAKKAYDINEVPIGCVIVQDDKIIARGYNRRNTDKSVLAHAEIAAIQEACRKTGDWRLEDCTLYVTLEPCQMCAGAIVQARIPKVVVGAMNPKAGCAGSVINILQIDKFNHQCELETGILGERCTEMMTKFFEELREQKNQLM
- a CDS encoding hydratase, which gives rise to MKLYNNGVYLVNGNQIVEDSPEALSAIKAATGKDVTKDQAHQETMAYGILSSHNTSGNMQHLQIKFDKLISHDITYVGIIQTARASGLEKFPIPYCLTNCHNSLCAVGGTINEDDHMFGLTCAKKYGGIYVPPHQAVIHQFAREMMAGGGKMLLGSDSHTRYGALGTMAMGEGGPELVKQLLNQTYDIAMPGVIGVYMTGTPRKGVGPQDVALAIIGEVFDKGYVKNKVMEFVGPGVANLSMDFRIGVDVMTTETTCLSSIWTTDKATEEFYEIHGRKEEFKELNPGQVAYYDGMIEINLDEIKPMIAMPFHPSNTYTIEELNANLMDILDDCEKRAKVSLDGQVEFSLKDKVRNGKLYVDQGIIAGCAGGGFENICDAADILRGTSIGPDEFTLSVYPASTPIYMELVKNGAVADLMSTGAIVKTAFCGPCFGAGDTPSNNGFSIRHSTRNFPNREGSKLQNGQIASVALMDARSIAATAANKGYLTAATDIDVDFTKPKYHFDGRIYANRVFDSKGVAEPDTEIHFGPNIKDWPKMSPLPENLFLQVVSEIHDPVTTTDELIPSGETSSYRSNPLGLAEFTLSRKDPEYVGRAKNIQKAQKALEAGECAGEAVPELKTIVHKVKESYPDVNHSNFGVGSTIFAVKPGDGSAREQAASCQKVLGGWANIANEYATKRYRSNLINWGMLPFVIKEGELPFKNLDYLFIPGIKDAVVNKAETIKAYVVKEEGLKEFDLTLGELTDDEREIILKGCLINYNRQ